From the genome of Triticum aestivum cultivar Chinese Spring chromosome 3B, IWGSC CS RefSeq v2.1, whole genome shotgun sequence, one region includes:
- the LOC123067808 gene encoding putrescine hydroxycinnamoyltransferase 1-like, with the protein MGVRREVEVVESCMVPPMEQTPSQGLWLSPLDLAIVNRGLIPTVYFYSSSSGVDDDFFDVARLKVVLAKALVPFYPLAGRIGVDGGGRAEVHCAGQGALFVVARSDLTVDGLVDCQPSPELRRLFVPRFDDSPSIMCAIQVTFMGCGGVILGTALHHAAVDAASVFHFFKTWSTFSRDRDGPGSAALDLPCHDRTLLRARTPPMVHPDAFTVFCPKLSLSETSGIGPVVSEIFAVSKDQVAALKRACTSSGDGGRVSTFVAVSAHVWRSMCAARRLPPDATTRLTFPANVRRVLRPPLPARYFGNAVITLGTAGKVRDIGSEELASVAGRINGAVRRMDDELVRSAIDYLEMNGGKQPVGTLPETELRVFSWLGMPMYDADFGWGKPLAMHRALEERGGIVWTASAAACAYQLIGFRYYKFIV; encoded by the exons ATGGGTGTACGtcgggaggtggaggtggtggagtcgtgcatGGTGCCGCCCATGGAGCAGACGCCTAGCCAGGGCCTCTGGCTCTCCCCGCTCGACCTCGCAATTGTCAATAGAGGCCTCATCCCCACCGTCTACTTCTACAGCTCCAGCTCCGGCGTCGACGATGACTTCTTCGACGTGGCCAGGCTCAAGGTGGTTCTGGCCAAGGCTCTGGTGCCCTTCTACCCTCTCGCCGGCCGTATCGGCGTGGACGGCGGCGGTCGAGCGGAGGTGCACTGCGCCGGCCAGGGCGCGCTCTTCGTCGTCGCTCGCTCGGACCTCACCGTCGATGGCCTCGTCGATTGCCAGCCGTCGCCGGAACTAAGGAGGCTCTTTGTTCCCCGCTTCGACGACTCGCCGTCCATCATGTGCGCCATTCAGGTGACTTTCATGGGATGCGGTGGGGTCATCCTGGGGACGGCGCTGCACCACGCCGCCGTCGACGCCGCAAGCGTGTTCCACTTCTTCAAGACGTGGTCCACCTTCTCCAGAGACCGTGATGGGCCCGGGAGTGCGGCGCTCGACCTCCCGTGCCACGACCGTACCCTCCTCCGCGCGCGCACACCGCCCATGGTCCACCCCGACGCTTTCACTGTGTTCTGCCCGAAGCTAAGCCTATCCGAGACGTCGGGCATCGGCCCCGTCGTCAGCGAGATTTTCGCCGTCTCCAAGGACCAGGTTGCCGCTCTCAAGCGTGCATGCACCAGCAGCGGCGACGGTGGCCGAGTGAGCACGTTCGTCGCCGTGAGCGCCCACGTGTGGCGGTCCATGTGCGCCGCGCGCCGGCTGCCACCGGACGCCACGACGCGGCTCACCTTCCCGGCCAACGTCCGGCGCGTCCTGAGGCCGCCGCTGCCGGCCCGCTACTTCGGGAACGCGGTCATCACCCTGGGCACCGCCGGCAAGGTCCGGGACATAGGGTCGGAGGAGCTGGCCTCCGTGGCCGGCCGGATCAATGGCGCCGTCCGCCGAATGGACGACGAGCTCGTGCGCTCGGCGATCGACTACTTGGAGATGAACGGCGGCAAGCAGCCggtcggcaccctgccggagacgGAGCTGAGGGTGTTCAGCTGGCTGGGCATGCCGATGTACGACGCGGATTTCGGGTGGGGGAAGCCGCTCGCGATGCACCGCGCGTTGGAGGAGCGCGGCGGGATCGTCTGGACGGCCTCAGCGGCGGCGTGCGCATACCAGCTGATAGGCTTTCGCTAT TATAAATTTATTGTGTGA